A genomic window from Promicromonospora sukumoe includes:
- a CDS encoding ABC transporter ATP-binding protein, giving the protein MTDVATASGTTPETPAPETGPGTTPGPASGSAADRAPVLEVRDLTVTFRVDDGHAPDVHAVRGVSFDVLPGEVLAVVGESGSGKSVTSLALLGLLGRHATVGGSARLGGSGQDRVELIGLERRALQDVRGRRVAMVFQDSSGALDPVFTVGYQLDEMLRRHAPDLTRAQRRERSVELLRMVELPDPAERLKFYPHQFSGGQAQRVMIAMALACDPEVLLADEPTTALDVTVQREVLDVLRRLRERVATAIVLITHDMGVVADLADRVVVMRGGEVVETAVVRELFEAPRAAYTRELLAAVPRVGTPDRPSGADGAERPALAFDDLVVEYRDRRGRAVRAVDGVTLSVQPGEIVALVGESGSGKSSMGRCALGLAPVTSGTVEVVGTRPGQDTPRAVRAARARIGVVFQNPAASLNPRYSIGESVAEPLRVHAGLRGPELERRTAELLESVELPAAWVSRYPHELSGGQLQRVSIARAISLGPDLLIADEPTSALDVSVQATVLDVFRQVQRDLGFACLFISHDLAVVDELADRVAVLHQGKLVESGPRAAVLGRPEQDYTRRLLAAAPVPDPVEQAARRAGAAR; this is encoded by the coding sequence GTGACCGACGTCGCCACCGCTTCCGGCACCACGCCCGAGACACCCGCGCCCGAGACCGGGCCCGGCACCACGCCCGGCCCGGCGTCCGGCTCTGCCGCCGACCGCGCCCCCGTGCTGGAGGTGCGCGACCTGACCGTCACGTTCCGCGTCGACGACGGGCACGCCCCCGACGTGCACGCCGTGCGGGGCGTGTCGTTCGACGTGCTGCCGGGCGAGGTGCTCGCCGTCGTCGGGGAGTCCGGGTCCGGCAAGAGCGTCACGTCGCTCGCCCTGCTCGGGCTGCTCGGCAGGCACGCGACCGTGGGCGGCAGCGCCCGCCTCGGCGGGTCCGGGCAGGACCGGGTCGAGCTGATCGGGCTGGAGCGCCGCGCGCTGCAGGACGTGCGCGGGCGCCGCGTCGCGATGGTCTTCCAGGACTCGTCGGGCGCGCTGGACCCCGTGTTCACCGTGGGCTACCAGCTCGACGAGATGCTCAGGCGGCACGCGCCGGACCTCACGCGCGCCCAGCGCCGGGAGCGGTCCGTGGAGCTGCTGCGCATGGTCGAGCTGCCCGACCCGGCCGAGCGCCTGAAGTTCTACCCGCACCAGTTCTCCGGCGGCCAGGCCCAGCGCGTGATGATCGCGATGGCGCTCGCCTGCGACCCGGAGGTGCTGCTCGCGGACGAGCCGACGACGGCCCTCGACGTCACCGTGCAGCGCGAGGTGCTGGACGTGCTGCGCCGCCTGCGGGAGCGGGTCGCCACGGCGATCGTGCTGATCACGCACGACATGGGCGTGGTGGCGGACCTCGCGGACCGCGTGGTCGTGATGCGGGGCGGCGAGGTGGTCGAGACCGCCGTCGTGCGGGAGCTCTTCGAGGCGCCCCGCGCCGCGTACACGCGGGAGCTGCTGGCGGCCGTGCCCCGCGTCGGCACCCCGGACCGGCCGAGCGGGGCCGACGGCGCCGAGCGGCCGGCCCTCGCGTTCGACGACCTGGTGGTGGAGTACCGCGACCGGCGGGGCCGCGCGGTGCGCGCCGTCGACGGCGTGACCCTGAGCGTGCAGCCCGGCGAGATCGTCGCCCTGGTCGGCGAGTCCGGGTCGGGCAAGTCGTCGATGGGCCGCTGCGCGCTCGGCCTGGCGCCCGTCACGTCCGGCACGGTCGAGGTGGTCGGCACCCGCCCCGGCCAGGACACCCCGCGCGCGGTCCGCGCCGCCCGGGCCCGGATCGGGGTCGTGTTCCAGAACCCCGCGGCGTCGCTGAACCCGCGCTACTCGATCGGCGAGTCCGTCGCCGAGCCGCTGCGGGTGCACGCCGGCCTGCGCGGGCCCGAGCTGGAGCGGCGCACCGCCGAGCTGCTGGAGAGCGTGGAGCTGCCCGCGGCGTGGGTGTCCCGGTACCCGCACGAGCTGTCCGGCGGCCAGCTCCAGCGCGTCTCCATCGCCCGGGCCATCTCGCTGGGCCCGGACCTGCTGATCGCCGACGAGCCGACGTCGGCCCTGGACGTGTCCGTGCAGGCCACCGTGCTCGACGTGTTCCGCCAGGTGCAGCGGGACCTCGGCTTCGCCTGCCTGTTCATCAGCCACGACCTGGCCGTCGTGGACGAGCTCGCCGACCGCGTCGCCGTCCTGCACCAGGGCAAGCTGGTGGAGTCGGGGCCGCGGGCCGCCGTGCTGGGTCGGCCGGAGCAGGACTACACGCGGCGCCTGCTGGCGGCGGCCCCGGTCCCGGACCCTGTCGAGCAAGCGGCGCGCAGGGCGGGGGCCGCTCGGTAG
- a CDS encoding capsular polysaccharide synthesis protein, with protein sequence MDEVEVGGTVVRIPDAMVRGAGGQSGRRPGTRPEATAVHLLRDGALTEADELLQEVVATPAATAESWFVSAETASALGATDRAVAAYEAALAHRPDAPGLWWARLGSAALAADRPARAAEAYERAVRVRENSPAGWQRDLARAYAADGRPADAAAVWAEVVDRQARPSERAVAELVRYLVRAGRRKEATRRLHAMLDRDPGTRPLDRVMAANNPELFGRRRDVLHFVQDHLTQIRGAAEESLRGDTDRRSTIWTYWAQGWDAAPAVVAMCHRRLRALAGPDVAALDHDGAARLVRVPPDLDAMGLGHAARSDLLRLELLGRYGGTWIDATCFVTEDPRPHLTRLSAGGFFAFEKAQSTLASWLIVSEADNYLVRMARSALHAYLREYGEWRYYFLFHYVFESLVLCDDEANRLWARSPRGYGRPTAFKKHRAEQADALDLDALFAESFVQKLSHRHSDEALATPGSLLNHLLASY encoded by the coding sequence ATGGACGAGGTCGAGGTCGGCGGCACGGTCGTCCGCATCCCCGACGCGATGGTCCGCGGGGCCGGCGGGCAGTCGGGCCGGCGCCCGGGCACGCGGCCGGAGGCGACGGCCGTGCACCTGCTCCGGGACGGCGCGCTCACCGAGGCCGACGAGCTCCTGCAGGAGGTCGTCGCGACCCCGGCGGCGACCGCGGAGTCATGGTTCGTGTCGGCGGAGACGGCCAGCGCCCTGGGGGCGACGGACCGCGCCGTGGCCGCGTACGAGGCCGCGCTGGCGCACCGCCCCGACGCACCGGGCCTCTGGTGGGCCAGGCTCGGCTCAGCGGCCCTGGCGGCCGACCGGCCGGCGCGCGCGGCCGAGGCGTACGAGCGCGCCGTCCGGGTCCGGGAGAACAGCCCGGCCGGCTGGCAGCGGGACCTGGCCCGGGCCTACGCCGCGGACGGGCGGCCCGCAGACGCCGCCGCGGTCTGGGCGGAGGTCGTGGACCGCCAGGCGCGCCCCTCCGAGCGGGCGGTCGCCGAGCTCGTCCGGTACCTCGTCCGGGCGGGCCGGCGGAAGGAGGCGACCCGGCGGCTGCACGCCATGCTGGACCGGGACCCGGGCACGCGCCCGCTCGACCGCGTGATGGCCGCGAACAACCCGGAGCTCTTCGGCAGGCGCCGGGACGTGCTGCACTTCGTGCAGGACCACCTGACGCAGATCCGCGGCGCGGCCGAGGAGAGCCTGCGGGGCGACACCGACCGCCGGTCGACGATCTGGACGTACTGGGCCCAGGGCTGGGACGCCGCACCCGCCGTCGTCGCCATGTGCCACCGCAGGCTCCGCGCCCTCGCGGGCCCCGACGTCGCCGCCCTCGACCACGACGGCGCGGCGCGGCTGGTGCGCGTCCCGCCCGACCTCGACGCGATGGGCCTGGGGCACGCGGCGCGCTCGGACCTGTTGCGGCTCGAGCTGCTGGGGCGGTACGGCGGCACGTGGATCGACGCCACCTGTTTCGTCACCGAGGACCCGCGCCCGCACCTCACCCGGCTCTCGGCCGGCGGCTTCTTCGCGTTCGAGAAGGCCCAAAGCACGCTCGCGAGCTGGCTGATCGTCAGCGAGGCGGACAACTACCTGGTGCGGATGGCGCGCTCCGCGCTGCACGCGTACCTGCGCGAGTACGGGGAGTGGCGCTACTACTTCCTGTTCCACTACGTCTTCGAGTCGCTCGTGCTGTGCGACGACGAGGCCAACCGGCTGTGGGCGCGCTCGCCGCGCGGCTACGGGCGTCCGACGGCGTTCAAGAAGCACCGCGCCGAGCAGGCCGACGCGCTCGACCTGGACGCGCTGTTCGCCGAGTCGTTCGTGCAGAAGCTGAGCCACCGCCACAGCGACGAGGCGCTGGCGACGCCGGGCTCGCTCCTGAACCACCTGCTCGCGAGCTACTGA
- a CDS encoding acyltransferase family protein has protein sequence MTATTTAPTAPSAPPGSTAAGPTAPPRKFRPEVQALRALAVLLVIVYHVDPALLPGGYIGVDVFFVISGFLITGHLWREASTTGTVSLKKFWAARARRILPASLVATVGTLAVALVLLPLDLLQLWWRHALASVFYVENWALAADAVDYQAAGNEPTAFQHFWSLGVEEQFYLFWPILVVLALRLWSLRSGRAAGEARDTAGLRRTLLVIFGVVVAASLVWSVLEVRADNPEAYYSTLTRVWELGAGGVLALLMRDTERFRALRSTLAVGGVALIVAAACFYSDATPFPGVAALVPVLGTSAVIVAGRTSGPGSLRRIAESWVVQRIGDVSYSLYLWHFPVVVFFAVRTERTPTLPDVVALLVVSFALAIGSYVLVERPVRTLEWFRSDGRMLVSALVAMVVVAGLTFALPLRAQSVMGEWDQRAESVSADTDARVAESLANGLVPFLGDEPAMTPNPLRAAADEWPEADRCLAPQEDETTPVCEFGETENPVATVAVVGDSHAEMFTEPIIAVAAERSWKVVTYLHSGCPYNAERRISNGLVEGCFDANERTRADLAELRPDLVVTTSYEHLRFERRGGEEEAGAAGFAEVWNELTAAGSQVVVIRDTPKPSDRLVTCVTENYDDPEGCAKPADKAFDGRDVVPAALDQAPGVRSVEFGDSFCDDTTCPAVIGNTLVYRDGHHVTATYMRTLVDDLREALPKAL, from the coding sequence ATGACGGCAACGACGACCGCACCGACCGCACCGTCCGCTCCGCCCGGCTCGACCGCCGCCGGGCCGACGGCTCCGCCGCGCAAGTTCCGGCCCGAGGTCCAGGCCCTGCGCGCCCTCGCGGTCCTGCTCGTCATCGTCTACCACGTGGACCCGGCGCTCCTGCCCGGCGGCTACATCGGTGTGGACGTCTTCTTCGTGATCTCCGGCTTCCTCATCACGGGCCACCTGTGGCGCGAGGCGTCGACCACCGGCACGGTCAGCCTCAAGAAGTTCTGGGCCGCGCGGGCCCGCCGCATCCTGCCCGCCTCGCTCGTCGCGACGGTCGGCACCCTCGCCGTCGCGCTGGTCCTGCTCCCGCTCGACCTGCTGCAGCTCTGGTGGCGGCACGCGCTCGCCTCGGTGTTCTACGTGGAGAACTGGGCGCTCGCCGCCGACGCGGTGGACTACCAGGCGGCCGGCAACGAGCCGACGGCGTTCCAGCACTTCTGGTCGCTCGGCGTCGAGGAGCAGTTCTACCTCTTCTGGCCGATCCTGGTGGTCCTCGCGCTGCGGCTGTGGTCGTTGCGCTCCGGACGCGCCGCCGGGGAGGCCCGCGACACCGCCGGGCTGCGCCGCACGCTGCTGGTGATCTTCGGCGTGGTCGTGGCGGCCTCCCTCGTGTGGAGCGTGCTCGAGGTCCGCGCAGACAACCCCGAGGCCTACTACTCGACGCTCACCCGCGTCTGGGAGCTCGGTGCCGGCGGCGTGCTGGCGCTGCTGATGCGGGACACCGAGCGGTTCCGGGCGCTGCGCAGCACGCTCGCGGTGGGCGGCGTCGCCCTGATCGTCGCGGCCGCCTGCTTCTACTCCGACGCGACGCCGTTCCCCGGCGTCGCCGCGCTCGTCCCCGTCCTGGGCACGAGCGCGGTCATCGTGGCGGGCCGGACCTCCGGGCCGGGCTCGCTGCGCCGGATCGCCGAGTCCTGGGTGGTGCAGCGGATCGGCGACGTCTCGTACTCCCTGTACCTGTGGCACTTCCCCGTCGTCGTCTTCTTCGCCGTCCGCACCGAGCGGACGCCCACCCTGCCCGACGTCGTCGCGCTGCTCGTGGTCTCCTTCGCGCTCGCCATCGGCAGCTACGTGCTGGTGGAGCGGCCCGTCCGCACCCTGGAGTGGTTCCGCTCGGACGGCCGCATGCTCGTCTCGGCCCTGGTCGCGATGGTGGTCGTCGCGGGCCTCACGTTCGCGCTGCCGCTCCGGGCGCAGAGCGTCATGGGGGAGTGGGACCAGCGCGCGGAGTCCGTCTCCGCGGACACCGACGCACGCGTGGCCGAGAGCCTCGCGAACGGCCTGGTGCCGTTCCTCGGCGACGAGCCGGCGATGACGCCCAACCCGCTGCGTGCCGCCGCCGACGAGTGGCCCGAGGCCGACCGCTGCCTGGCCCCGCAGGAGGACGAGACCACCCCGGTCTGCGAGTTCGGCGAGACGGAGAACCCCGTCGCGACGGTCGCCGTCGTCGGCGACTCGCACGCCGAGATGTTCACCGAGCCGATCATCGCGGTCGCGGCCGAGCGGAGCTGGAAGGTCGTGACGTACCTGCACTCGGGCTGCCCGTACAACGCCGAGCGCCGGATCAGCAACGGCCTGGTCGAGGGGTGCTTCGACGCGAACGAGAGGACGCGGGCCGACCTGGCGGAGCTCCGGCCCGACCTCGTGGTGACCACGTCGTACGAGCACCTGCGCTTCGAGCGCCGGGGTGGCGAGGAGGAGGCCGGCGCCGCCGGCTTCGCCGAGGTGTGGAACGAGCTCACCGCGGCCGGGTCCCAGGTGGTCGTCATCCGGGACACCCCCAAGCCGTCCGACCGCCTCGTGACGTGCGTGACCGAGAACTACGACGACCCCGAGGGCTGCGCGAAGCCCGCCGACAAGGCGTTCGACGGCCGGGACGTGGTGCCCGCGGCTCTCGACCAGGCGCCCGGCGTGCGGTCGGTCGAGTTCGGGGACAGCTTCTGCGACGACACGACCTGCCCCGCGGTGATCGGCAACACGCTGGTCTACCGCGACGGCCACCACGTCACCGCCACCTACATGCGCACCCTGGTGGACGACCTGCGCGAGGCGCTGCCGAAGGCGCTGTAA
- a CDS encoding acyltransferase family protein gives MTVTTSTSTPVADQGPQTASSSTPARKFRSEVQALRALAVLLVLVYHIDPEVLPGGYIGVDVFFVISGFLITGHLWREASRTGGVSLKKFWAARARRILPASIVTTVGTIAVALVLLPRSLVETWWQQALASVLYVENWALARDAVDYQAASSAPTAFQHFWSLGVEEQFYLVWPLLVVLAVVLWGRARRVAAQPDPQVLRGLLLVLFSLVAVASFVWGVRQSMAGDPVAYYSTLTRMWELAAGGILALVVRDTTRFAPLRNTLAIFGVATIVVAACVLDGGTPFPGTAALLPTLGACAVIAAGRTVGPGSMRAIFETWAVQRVGDISYSLYLWHFPVIVFFGIHTGRDPGVTDVLAIVAVSFALAVASYTLVEQPVRTSQWFRADGRMLLAALLAMVLTAGIALTLPLRDRATNEQWDQNASMISGQEAERVQEALRTGYVPFVDGDTAMKPNPLKAGFDKGDTLGSCLGSAAGAYAEPCEYGETENPKATVAVVGDSHAGVLAGPVVTVAKERGWRVVTYLHGSCPYTADRRDSGDQGLIDGCYESNQRTREDLRELDPDLVVTTYLERTTFEGRPEEQEPGAAGLAEVWNELTDRGTRVVVVRDNPLARSDVMECVSDNYENPEKCGRPRAEALAGRDVVPAAAELAPQAEVVDLSERFCDDTVCPAVIGNVLVYRDDHHVTRTYMAQLADDMREILPKQAR, from the coding sequence ATGACGGTAACGACCTCGACCTCCACCCCTGTCGCAGACCAGGGACCGCAGACCGCGTCCAGCTCCACGCCAGCACGGAAGTTCCGCTCCGAGGTCCAGGCGCTCCGCGCCCTCGCGGTGCTGCTCGTGCTCGTCTACCACATCGACCCGGAGGTGCTCCCGGGCGGCTACATCGGTGTGGACGTGTTCTTCGTGATCTCCGGCTTCCTCATCACCGGTCACCTGTGGCGCGAGGCGTCGAGGACCGGCGGGGTCAGCCTCAAGAAGTTCTGGGCCGCCCGGGCGCGGCGCATCCTGCCCGCGTCGATCGTCACGACAGTCGGCACGATCGCCGTCGCGCTGGTGCTGCTCCCGCGGTCGCTGGTCGAGACCTGGTGGCAGCAGGCGCTCGCCTCGGTGCTGTACGTCGAGAACTGGGCGCTCGCCCGGGACGCCGTCGACTACCAGGCGGCCTCCAGCGCGCCCACCGCGTTCCAGCACTTCTGGTCCCTCGGCGTCGAGGAGCAGTTCTACCTGGTGTGGCCGCTGCTCGTGGTGCTCGCCGTCGTGCTGTGGGGCCGGGCGCGGCGCGTGGCGGCGCAGCCGGACCCGCAGGTGCTGCGCGGGCTGCTGCTCGTGCTGTTCTCCCTGGTGGCCGTCGCGTCCTTCGTCTGGGGCGTCCGGCAGTCCATGGCCGGCGACCCGGTGGCCTACTACTCCACGCTCACGCGCATGTGGGAGCTCGCGGCCGGCGGCATCCTGGCGCTGGTGGTCCGCGACACGACCCGGTTCGCCCCGCTGCGCAACACCCTGGCGATCTTCGGCGTCGCGACCATCGTGGTGGCGGCCTGCGTGCTCGACGGCGGGACGCCGTTCCCCGGCACCGCCGCGCTGCTCCCGACGCTGGGCGCCTGCGCGGTCATCGCCGCCGGCCGGACCGTGGGCCCCGGCTCCATGCGGGCGATCTTCGAGACCTGGGCGGTCCAGCGCGTCGGCGACATCTCGTACTCGCTCTACCTCTGGCACTTCCCGGTCATCGTGTTCTTCGGCATCCACACCGGCCGGGACCCGGGGGTGACGGACGTGCTCGCGATCGTGGCCGTGTCGTTCGCGCTCGCCGTCGCCAGCTACACCCTGGTCGAGCAGCCGGTCCGCACGTCGCAGTGGTTCCGCGCCGACGGCCGGATGCTGCTGGCGGCGCTGCTGGCGATGGTCCTCACCGCGGGCATCGCGCTCACCCTCCCGCTCCGGGACCGGGCGACCAACGAGCAGTGGGACCAGAACGCGTCGATGATCTCCGGCCAGGAGGCGGAGCGGGTGCAGGAGGCGCTCCGGACCGGGTACGTCCCGTTCGTCGACGGCGACACCGCGATGAAGCCCAACCCCCTCAAGGCGGGGTTCGACAAGGGCGACACGCTGGGCAGCTGCCTCGGTTCCGCGGCGGGCGCCTACGCCGAACCCTGCGAGTACGGCGAGACGGAGAACCCGAAGGCCACCGTCGCCGTCGTCGGGGACTCGCACGCCGGCGTGCTGGCCGGGCCGGTCGTGACCGTGGCCAAGGAGCGCGGGTGGCGCGTCGTCACCTACCTGCACGGGTCCTGCCCGTACACCGCCGACCGCCGGGACAGCGGCGACCAGGGGCTCATCGACGGCTGCTACGAGTCCAACCAGCGGACCCGCGAGGACCTGCGCGAGCTCGACCCGGACCTCGTCGTCACCACGTACCTCGAGCGCACCACGTTCGAGGGGCGTCCCGAGGAGCAGGAGCCGGGAGCGGCGGGCCTGGCCGAGGTGTGGAACGAGCTCACCGACCGCGGCACCCGCGTCGTGGTGGTCCGGGACAACCCGCTCGCCCGGTCCGACGTGATGGAGTGCGTCAGCGACAACTACGAGAACCCGGAGAAGTGCGGCAGGCCGCGCGCGGAGGCGCTCGCCGGCCGCGACGTGGTGCCCGCCGCCGCGGAGCTCGCCCCGCAGGCCGAGGTCGTCGACCTGTCGGAGAGGTTCTGTGACGACACGGTGTGTCCGGCGGTCATCGGCAACGTGCTCGTCTACCGCGACGACCACCACGTGACGCGCACCTACATGGCCCAGCTCGCGGACGACATGCGCGAGATCCTGCCCAAACAGGCGAGGTAG